A window of the Bacteroides thetaiotaomicron VPI-5482 genome harbors these coding sequences:
- a CDS encoding DUF6298 domain-containing protein translates to MNIQLRTILLGLLSIGFAQGYAQTFALQVKDDRITYLNDEQGNRILDFSYCGYKGSEQDIPSVRNAVFVPWTAGDNTSRIQRAIDYVASLVPDASGFRGAVLLDQGEFSLSGSLRINASGIVLRGVDKEKTILLKKGVDRGALIYMEGTDDMKVQDTLQVLSKYVPVNARTLEVASGTSLRKGDRILVDRPSGKEWIASLGCDIFGGGISALGWKEGDMDLTWDRTVTEVNGNQITLDAPLTVALDAKYGTSSVITYQWNGRIRECGVENMTLISDYDKRYPKDEDHCWTGISIEDAENCWVRRVNFKHFAGSAILVQRTGSQITVEDCISREPVSEIGGMRRCTFYTLGQLTLFQRCYSEQGIHDFAAGYCAAGPNAFVQCDSYESFGFSGSIDAWACGLLFDVVNIDGHNLSFKNLGQDKNGAGWNTANSLFWQCTAAEIECYAPAKDAMNRAYGCWAQFSGDGEWAQSNNHVQPRSIFYAQLEDRLQKKCAERARILPRNTSATSSPTVEVAMELAKEAYNPRLTLEHWIEQGAFAPSIAMSGVKSIDDMKEKKITPNKTSAQPEVTIANGRIQMDGTLLVGGSHTTPWWNGKLKTSFLKKASPAITRFVPGREGLGLTDRIDSVIGYMKQKNILVFDQNYGLWYDRRRDDHERVRRRDGDVWGPFYEQPFGRSGQGTAWEGLSKYDLNRPNAWYWSRLKEFAEKGSKDGLLLFHENYFQHNILEAGAHWVDCPWRSTNNINQTGFPEPAPFAGDKRIFVADMFYDITHPVRRELHKQYIRQCLNNFADNPNVIQLTSAEFTGPLHFVQFWLDVIAEWETETGKKAKVALSTTKDVQDAILADPKRAAVVDIIDIRYWHYKTDGVFAPEGGKNMAPRQHMRKMKVGKVTFTEAYKAVHEYRQKFPEKAVTFYAQNYPAMGWAVFMAGGSCPVIPCTDKAFLKDAAAMEVEETDTDNYKKMVKSDIGSIIYSKSGTEIPVQLSSGKYILKYIHPGSGKMIVIDKSLKINGVYKLKVPDKKEGIYWFHKL, encoded by the coding sequence ATGAATATACAATTAAGAACTATCCTTTTAGGATTATTGAGCATAGGGTTTGCGCAGGGATATGCGCAAACCTTTGCTTTACAGGTTAAGGATGACCGGATCACTTACTTGAATGACGAACAGGGAAACCGGATTCTTGATTTCTCGTACTGTGGCTACAAGGGCTCCGAACAAGATATTCCTTCTGTCCGCAATGCCGTGTTTGTACCTTGGACAGCAGGAGATAATACATCACGTATTCAACGCGCCATTGACTATGTCGCTTCATTAGTACCTGATGCTTCCGGTTTCAGGGGAGCCGTGTTATTGGATCAGGGAGAATTTTCTTTATCCGGAAGCCTTCGTATAAATGCCTCCGGCATCGTACTGCGCGGAGTGGATAAAGAGAAAACGATACTTCTAAAAAAAGGAGTGGACAGAGGTGCCCTTATCTACATGGAAGGGACAGACGATATGAAGGTGCAGGATACATTGCAGGTTCTCTCGAAGTATGTTCCGGTAAATGCGAGGACATTGGAAGTTGCTTCAGGTACTTCATTGAGAAAGGGAGATCGGATACTGGTGGACCGTCCGTCCGGCAAAGAATGGATTGCTTCGTTAGGATGTGATATCTTTGGAGGAGGAATTAGTGCACTGGGTTGGAAAGAAGGAGATATGGATCTCACCTGGGATAGAACCGTGACAGAAGTAAACGGTAATCAGATAACGCTGGACGCTCCGCTGACAGTGGCGCTGGATGCTAAATACGGTACTTCTTCCGTGATTACTTATCAGTGGAACGGGCGCATCCGGGAGTGCGGAGTAGAAAACATGACTCTGATTTCCGACTATGACAAACGGTACCCTAAAGATGAAGATCATTGCTGGACAGGTATTTCGATCGAAGATGCGGAAAATTGCTGGGTACGCAGGGTGAACTTTAAGCACTTTGCAGGAAGTGCAATCCTTGTTCAGCGTACCGGTTCCCAAATCACGGTTGAGGACTGTATCTCACGGGAACCTGTTTCTGAAATCGGAGGAATGCGCCGCTGTACTTTCTATACTTTAGGACAACTGACACTTTTCCAGCGCTGCTATTCGGAACAGGGTATTCATGACTTTGCAGCCGGATATTGTGCTGCCGGACCGAATGCTTTCGTACAATGTGATTCGTATGAGTCTTTTGGTTTCAGCGGATCTATTGACGCATGGGCGTGCGGTTTATTGTTTGACGTGGTTAATATAGACGGGCATAATCTGAGTTTCAAGAATCTGGGACAGGACAAGAACGGAGCGGGATGGAATACAGCAAATAGTCTGTTCTGGCAATGTACCGCTGCCGAAATAGAGTGTTATGCTCCGGCAAAAGATGCCATGAACCGTGCGTACGGATGTTGGGCACAATTCTCCGGTGACGGCGAATGGGCACAATCAAACAATCATGTGCAGCCCCGAAGCATTTTCTATGCTCAATTGGAGGATCGTTTGCAGAAGAAATGTGCAGAACGTGCCCGTATCCTGCCAAGGAATACAAGCGCCACCAGCAGTCCGACCGTTGAAGTTGCTATGGAACTGGCCAAAGAGGCTTACAATCCCCGCCTGACATTGGAACACTGGATTGAACAAGGAGCCTTTGCTCCTTCAATAGCTATGTCCGGAGTAAAATCAATCGATGATATGAAAGAAAAGAAGATAACTCCGAACAAGACATCAGCACAACCGGAAGTAACTATTGCAAACGGACGTATCCAAATGGACGGTACTTTGTTGGTAGGAGGTAGCCATACCACCCCTTGGTGGAATGGAAAACTTAAAACCAGCTTTCTGAAAAAAGCAAGTCCTGCCATCACCCGTTTTGTCCCCGGACGTGAAGGCTTGGGACTGACAGATCGCATCGATTCCGTAATCGGCTATATGAAACAAAAGAATATATTGGTATTTGATCAAAACTACGGACTTTGGTATGACCGTCGCCGAGATGATCATGAACGAGTGCGCCGTCGTGACGGAGATGTATGGGGACCTTTCTACGAACAACCTTTCGGACGCAGCGGTCAGGGTACTGCCTGGGAAGGACTGAGCAAATATGATCTGAACCGCCCTAATGCATGGTATTGGTCACGATTGAAAGAGTTTGCCGAAAAAGGAAGTAAAGACGGACTATTGCTATTCCATGAGAACTATTTCCAGCACAATATTCTGGAAGCAGGTGCACACTGGGTAGATTGTCCGTGGAGAAGCACCAATAATATCAACCAGACCGGATTTCCGGAACCTGCTCCGTTTGCCGGAGACAAACGAATCTTTGTTGCAGATATGTTTTATGATATCACTCATCCGGTTCGCCGTGAGTTACACAAACAATATATCCGCCAGTGTCTGAACAACTTTGCTGATAACCCGAATGTCATTCAGTTGACAAGTGCAGAATTTACAGGTCCACTACATTTTGTACAGTTTTGGCTGGATGTGATTGCCGAATGGGAAACAGAAACCGGAAAGAAAGCCAAAGTAGCATTAAGTACCACAAAAGATGTACAGGACGCTATCCTTGCCGATCCGAAGCGTGCGGCTGTGGTGGATATTATTGATATCCGCTACTGGCACTATAAAACGGATGGAGTCTTTGCACCGGAAGGAGGGAAGAACATGGCTCCCCGCCAACATATGCGTAAGATGAAAGTCGGAAAGGTCACTTTCACCGAAGCCTACAAGGCTGTCCACGAATATCGTCAGAAGTTCCCGGAGAAAGCCGTAACCTTCTACGCACAGAATTATCCGGCTATGGGATGGGCTGTATTCATGGCCGGCGGTTCATGTCCTGTAATCCCGTGCACAGATAAAGCATTCCTGAAGGATGCAGCGGCTATGGAAGTGGAAGAAACCGATACCGACAACTATAAGAAAATGGTAAAATCTGATATCGGCAGTATCATTTATTCCAAGTCCGGAACAGAAATTCCTGTTCAATTATCGTCCGGAAAGTATATCTTAAAGTACATACATCCCGGTTCAGGGAAGATGATTGTTATAGATAAATCATTGAAAATTAATGGAGTATACAAATTAAAGGTACCGGATAAGAAAGAAGGTATTTATTGGTTCCATAAACTCTGA
- a CDS encoding polysaccharide lyase has translation MNKIKKVLSAWMLVACVLPVTAQYPVIPDSVKERGAKQEAEFEQKSNAAWEKALPTVLEEARLGRPYKPWASKPEDLIKSNIPAFPGAEGGGMYTPGGRGGKVIVVTSLEDSGPGTFREACETGGARVIVFNVSGIIRLKSPISVRAPYVTIAGQTAPGDGICVTGHSFLIDTHDVVIRHMRFRRGAQDVAFRDDAVGGNAVGNIIIDHCSASWGLDENMSIYRHVYNRDETGHGLKLPTVNITIQNSMFSEALDTYNHAFGATIGGHNSMFCRNLFASNISRNSSVGMDGDFNFVNNVVFNWWNRSVDGGDNKSFYNIINNYFKPGPITPLDKPISYRILKPEAGRDKSKPMSFGKAYVNGNIVHGNAKVTKDNWDGGVQLASEVDEGKFLPQIRVDEAFKMSPVTIMDTKKAYNFVLDNVGATLPKRDAVDARVIKTVQTGKAIYAKDAPEFVSPYVKRRLPADSYKQGIITDIRQVGGLPEYKGEAYLDSDGDGMPDAWEIANGLNPNDPTDAKEDCNGDGYTNIEKYINGLDTKKKVDWTDLKNNCDTLSKRKSLF, from the coding sequence ATGAACAAGATTAAGAAAGTATTATCAGCATGGATGTTGGTTGCCTGTGTACTACCTGTGACAGCCCAATATCCGGTGATCCCCGACTCGGTAAAAGAAAGAGGAGCAAAACAAGAAGCAGAGTTCGAACAGAAATCAAATGCGGCATGGGAAAAAGCCTTGCCAACAGTTTTGGAAGAAGCAAGGTTAGGAAGACCTTACAAACCTTGGGCCTCCAAACCGGAGGATTTGATAAAAAGTAATATTCCGGCCTTCCCCGGTGCGGAAGGTGGTGGTATGTACACTCCCGGCGGTCGTGGAGGCAAAGTGATTGTGGTAACTTCCCTGGAAGATTCCGGTCCCGGCACATTCCGCGAAGCCTGTGAAACCGGTGGTGCACGTGTTATCGTATTTAATGTGTCAGGTATTATTCGCCTGAAAAGCCCGATCAGTGTACGTGCCCCTTATGTAACGATTGCCGGACAGACAGCACCGGGAGACGGTATCTGCGTGACCGGTCATTCTTTCCTGATCGATACACATGATGTAGTGATTCGTCATATGCGTTTCCGTCGGGGGGCACAGGATGTTGCTTTCCGTGATGATGCAGTAGGAGGAAATGCAGTCGGCAATATTATAATAGACCACTGTTCGGCAAGCTGGGGACTGGATGAAAATATGTCTATCTATCGCCACGTCTACAACAGGGATGAAACCGGGCACGGACTGAAGTTACCTACTGTAAACATTACCATTCAGAATTCGATGTTCTCGGAAGCATTGGATACTTATAATCATGCGTTTGGCGCCACTATCGGAGGACATAATAGTATGTTCTGCCGTAATCTTTTCGCTTCCAATATCAGTCGTAACAGTTCGGTGGGTATGGACGGAGACTTTAACTTCGTAAACAATGTGGTCTTCAACTGGTGGAACCGTTCTGTCGACGGAGGAGATAACAAGAGTTTTTATAATATAATCAATAACTATTTTAAGCCCGGTCCTATCACCCCGCTGGATAAGCCTATCTCTTATCGTATATTGAAACCGGAAGCCGGACGCGATAAAAGCAAACCGATGTCCTTCGGAAAAGCTTATGTAAACGGTAACATCGTTCACGGAAATGCTAAAGTGACAAAAGATAACTGGGATGGCGGAGTTCAGCTTGCCAGTGAAGTGGATGAAGGAAAGTTCTTACCGCAAATCAGAGTGGACGAAGCATTCAAAATGTCTCCTGTAACGATTATGGATACCAAAAAAGCTTATAACTTTGTATTGGATAATGTAGGTGCTACTCTCCCGAAACGGGATGCGGTAGACGCGCGCGTCATCAAGACTGTACAGACAGGAAAAGCGATTTATGCGAAAGACGCTCCGGAATTTGTCTCTCCTTATGTGAAAAGACGCTTGCCGGCAGACTCTTACAAACAAGGCATCATCACCGATATCCGTCAGGTGGGCGGACTTCCTGAATATAAAGGAGAAGCATATCTTGATTCGGATGGTGACGGTATGCCGGACGCATGGGAAATAGCCAACGGACTGAATCCAAACGATCCGACTGATGCAAAGGAGGACTGTAATGGAGATGGCTATACCAATATCGAGAAATATATCAATGGGCTGGATACAAAGAAGAAAGTAGACTGGACAGATCTGAAGAACAACTGCGATACCTTATCCAAACGGAAAAGTCTGTTTTAA